One part of the Helicobacter cetorum MIT 99-5656 genome encodes these proteins:
- the mltG gene encoding endolytic transglycosylase MltG produces the protein MTKKRVNTATKKIMTLNTFLDACFLFFICVLFYLSIPIYPNKVVIVPQGSLKKVFLALKEQGVDINSFDMLFLRLIGMPKKGYIDMGDGALRKGDFLVRLIKGKTASRSATLIPGETRYFFTQILSETYQLEVNALNQAYESIAPRLNGSVIEDGVILPDTYHLPLGESAFKIMQVLINQSLKKHEALSKQWLGYYHKEEWFEKIILASIVQKEAANIEEMPIVASVILNRLKKNMPLQMDGSLNYQEFSHTKITKERIRTDNTPYNTYKFKGLPKNPVGSVSVEAIKAVVFPKKTNFLYFVKMPSKKHAFSTTYKEHLSNIKISNNHF, from the coding sequence ATGACAAAAAAAAGAGTGAACACCGCTACAAAAAAAATAATGACATTAAATACTTTCTTAGATGCGTGCTTTCTTTTCTTCATTTGCGTTCTTTTTTACCTAAGTATACCAATTTATCCTAATAAAGTGGTGATTGTTCCGCAAGGTTCGCTCAAAAAAGTGTTCTTAGCCTTAAAAGAACAGGGCGTAGATATTAATTCTTTTGACATGCTTTTTTTACGCCTTATAGGTATGCCTAAAAAAGGCTATATTGATATGGGCGATGGAGCTTTGAGAAAGGGGGATTTTTTAGTGCGTTTAATCAAGGGAAAAACCGCTAGTAGAAGTGCCACTTTGATTCCAGGAGAAACCCGTTATTTTTTCACTCAAATTTTGAGTGAGACCTATCAATTAGAAGTAAACGCTTTAAATCAGGCTTATGAAAGCATTGCCCCACGATTAAATGGCTCTGTGATAGAAGATGGCGTGATACTACCAGACACTTATCATTTGCCCTTAGGAGAGAGTGCTTTTAAAATCATGCAAGTTTTAATCAATCAATCCTTGAAAAAGCACGAAGCCTTAAGCAAACAATGGCTTGGATACTATCATAAAGAAGAGTGGTTTGAAAAGATTATTTTAGCTTCCATTGTGCAAAAAGAAGCCGCTAATATTGAAGAAATGCCTATTGTTGCGAGCGTCATTCTTAATCGCTTGAAAAAAAATATGCCTTTACAAATGGATGGGTCTTTGAATTATCAAGAGTTTTCGCACACCAAAATCACTAAAGAGCGTATTAGAACAGATAACACTCCATACAATACTTATAAATTTAAGGGATTGCCTAAAAATCCTGTAGGAAGCGTGAGTGTAGAAGCTATCAAAGCCGTTGTTTTTCCTAAAAAGACTAATTTTTTGTATTTTGTAAAAATGCCTAGCAAAAAGCATGCTTTTAGTACGACTTACAAAGAACATTTGAGTAATATTAAGATTTCTAATAATCATTTTTGA
- a CDS encoding 4Fe-4S binding protein, with protein MAKMNAPDGIPVWVNEDRCKGCDICVSVCPAGVLGMGVEKERVLGKVAKVAHPESCIGCTQCELHCPDFAIYVADRKDFKFAKVSKEAKERSERVKANNYMLLEETI; from the coding sequence ATGGCTAAAATGAACGCTCCAGATGGGATTCCTGTTTGGGTAAATGAAGATAGATGTAAGGGTTGTGATATTTGCGTCTCTGTGTGTCCTGCTGGGGTTCTTGGCATGGGAGTTGAGAAGGAAAGGGTGCTTGGAAAAGTGGCAAAAGTAGCTCACCCAGAGAGCTGTATAGGTTGCACGCAATGCGAGTTACACTGCCCTGATTTTGCGATTTATGTAGCCGATAGGAAAGACTTTAAATTCGCTAAGGTTTCAAAAGAAGCTAAAGAGCGTAGTGAGAGAGTTAAGGCGAATAACTACATGCTCTTAGAAGAAACTATTTAA
- a CDS encoding DUF3971 domain-containing protein, protein MKKRKHASKKVFNVIIFFVAVFTLFFVIHKTLSNGIHIRSLNIGKLNISELYLKLDNKLSLNIERINLSSLFHQKQTKGHLEVSDLIKNIRYGIWAISYFEKLKVKEIILDAKNKAHIFFDGNTYELEFPGVKGEFSLEDSKNIKLKIINLLFKDIKVQVDGDAHYSPKARKMVFNLIVKPLQEPSATLYLQGLTDLKTIELRATTSKIKSIAFLKPLFQQQSQKALKTWVFDNIQFSSLKIDNALIKANFTPSKFLPSLLEKSVIRATLINPSVLFNSGLSPIKMDKTEITLKNQQLSINPEKIIYETMNLEGTNALLSNLLEAPKLEIFLKTAPNYYGDSIKDLLSAYKVTLPLDKISTPASANLKLTLQFLKNTAPLFSIQGNVDLQEGTLLLYDIPLYTQSANVNLDITPEYQYIYIDTIHTRYENMLDLDTKMTLDLHKKNLSLDSQVHKIQLNTNSNINMRSYGLDNTENNPQPSFALDLKSLRPIIQAGENSEIFRRKIIDTIKAQNEDKFSKNVFYATEDSLKSLSLNFDFSDPKHMQWSVPKLSLEGELKDDAYVFRLKDLKKIKPYSPIMNYFTLEDGSLEVSTSDFLNIDFLAKDLKVNLPAYRSDGTHFNSLSLLGSINKDEIFVYTPSKNVSISIKGDKKDIILNNIDLDIDAFLDSKMPAIVKLLSKENTKKPTPKEIHDEDIFINAKQRYEKAHKITPIATHIHAKDMVLVYKKMPIPLENLDVIAQDNRVKIDGNYKNGMIFADLVHGALYFKAHNFSGDYINTMLQKDFVEGGLYTLVGAFKDQVFNGELKLQNTSLKNFALMQNMVNLINTIPSLIVFRNPHLGANGYQIKKGSVVFGMTKQYLGLEQINLIGKTLDIAGNGIIELDTNKIDLNLEVSTIKALSNVLNKIPIVGYLILGKEGKITTNVNVKGTLDKPKTQVTLAADIIQAPFKILRRIFTPIDIIVDEIKKNIESKRK, encoded by the coding sequence ATGAAGAAAAGAAAGCACGCATCTAAGAAAGTATTTAATGTCATTATTTTTTTTGTAGCGGTGTTCACTCTTTTTTTTGTCATACACAAAACTCTCTCTAATGGCATTCACATACGAAGTTTGAATATCGGCAAACTTAATATCTCTGAATTATACTTAAAACTTGATAACAAGCTCTCCTTAAATATTGAACGCATTAACCTATCTTCTCTATTCCATCAAAAACAAACCAAAGGGCATTTAGAAGTTTCTGATCTGATCAAAAATATCCGTTATGGCATTTGGGCAATCTCTTATTTTGAGAAGCTGAAAGTTAAAGAAATTATTTTAGACGCTAAGAATAAGGCTCATATCTTCTTTGATGGCAACACTTATGAGCTAGAATTTCCGGGCGTTAAAGGAGAATTTTCGTTAGAAGATAGTAAAAATATCAAACTAAAAATTATCAATTTGCTTTTTAAGGATATTAAGGTTCAAGTAGATGGCGACGCTCACTACTCGCCAAAAGCTAGAAAAATGGTGTTTAATCTAATCGTTAAACCCCTACAAGAACCAAGTGCCACACTCTATTTACAGGGTTTAACAGATTTAAAAACCATAGAATTAAGAGCTACCACTTCTAAAATAAAAAGCATTGCTTTTTTGAAACCCCTTTTCCAGCAACAATCACAAAAAGCCCTAAAAACATGGGTTTTTGATAACATTCAATTTTCTAGCCTTAAAATTGACAACGCCTTGATTAAGGCTAATTTTACCCCTAGTAAATTCCTTCCTTCCTTGCTAGAAAAATCCGTTATCAGAGCAACTTTAATAAACCCATCAGTGCTTTTTAATAGTGGGTTATCGCCCATTAAAATGGACAAAACAGAAATCACTCTCAAAAACCAACAACTCTCTATCAACCCTGAAAAAATCATTTATGAAACCATGAATTTAGAAGGCACAAACGCCCTATTATCTAACCTACTAGAAGCCCCCAAATTAGAAATCTTTTTAAAAACTGCCCCTAATTATTATGGCGATAGCATTAAGGATTTATTAAGTGCCTACAAAGTTACTCTACCTTTGGATAAAATCAGCACGCCAGCTAGTGCTAACCTAAAACTCACTTTACAATTTTTGAAAAACACAGCCCCCCTATTTAGTATTCAAGGCAATGTGGATTTACAAGAAGGCACTCTTTTACTCTATGATATTCCCCTTTACACCCAAAGTGCTAATGTAAACCTAGACATTACCCCAGAATATCAATATATTTATATAGACACTATCCACACTCGCTATGAAAACATGCTGGATTTAGACACTAAAATGACTTTAGATTTACACAAAAAAAATCTTTCCTTAGATTCTCAAGTCCATAAAATACAGCTCAACACTAATAGCAATATCAATATGCGTTCTTATGGTTTGGATAATACAGAAAATAACCCACAACCTAGCTTTGCTTTGGATTTGAAAAGCTTACGCCCCATTATTCAAGCAGGCGAAAATTCTGAAATTTTTAGAAGAAAAATTATAGACACCATTAAAGCTCAAAACGAAGATAAGTTCAGTAAGAATGTCTTCTATGCTACAGAAGATTCTCTCAAAAGCCTTTCTTTGAATTTTGATTTTTCTGACCCCAAACATATGCAATGGAGTGTTCCTAAATTGTCATTAGAAGGCGAGCTTAAAGACGATGCTTATGTTTTTAGACTCAAGGATTTAAAAAAGATTAAACCTTACTCCCCCATTATGAATTATTTCACTTTAGAAGATGGCTCTTTAGAAGTCTCTACAAGCGATTTTTTAAATATTGACTTTTTGGCAAAGGATTTGAAAGTCAATTTACCAGCCTATCGTAGCGATGGCACACATTTTAATTCCCTTTCCTTGCTTGGCTCTATCAACAAAGATGAGATTTTTGTCTATACCCCTAGCAAAAATGTTTCCATAAGCATTAAAGGAGACAAGAAAGATATTATCCTTAATAATATTGATTTAGATATTGACGCTTTTTTGGATAGTAAAATGCCAGCCATTGTTAAACTGCTCTCAAAAGAAAACACCAAAAAACCTACCCCCAAAGAAATCCATGATGAAGACATTTTTATCAACGCTAAACAACGCTATGAAAAAGCCCATAAAATCACTCCCATAGCCACACATATCCATGCAAAAGATATGGTATTAGTGTATAAGAAAATGCCTATTCCTTTAGAAAATCTTGATGTAATCGCTCAAGATAATAGAGTAAAAATAGATGGCAATTACAAAAATGGCATGATTTTTGCGGATTTAGTGCATGGGGCTTTGTATTTTAAGGCTCATAATTTTAGTGGCGATTATATCAACACTATGCTACAAAAAGATTTTGTAGAAGGGGGTTTATACACACTTGTTGGGGCTTTTAAAGACCAAGTCTTTAATGGCGAATTAAAACTCCAAAATACAAGCTTGAAGAATTTTGCCCTCATGCAAAATATGGTTAATCTCATCAACACCATCCCTTCTCTTATCGTTTTTAGAAACCCCCATTTAGGGGCTAATGGCTATCAAATCAAAAAGGGTTCTGTGGTATTTGGTATGACCAAACAATATTTAGGGCTAGAACAAATCAATCTTATCGGTAAAACGCTAGACATTGCTGGTAATGGCATTATAGAATTAGATACTAATAAAATAGATTTGAATTTAGAAGTGTCTACTATCAAAGCCTTGAGTAATGTTTTGAATAAAATTCCTATCGTAGGCTATCTTATCTTAGGAAAAGAAGGTAAAATCACCACTAATGTGAATGTGAAAGGCACGCTTGATAAACCTAAAACTCAAGTAACTTTAGCGGCTGATATTATCCAAGCACCTTTTAAAATTTTACGCCGCATTTTCACACCCATTGATATTATAGTAGATGAAATCAAAAAAAATATTGAATCAAAAAGGAAGTAA
- a CDS encoding FeoA family protein — protein MTLNEAVKNHNYEIIDITRCDEALKKRFLSFGIHQGVQCTLLHHSIKKATLSIRINHIQVALRTHEAQYLVVKPLESL, from the coding sequence ATGACACTTAATGAAGCTGTTAAAAACCACAATTATGAAATTATAGATATTACTCGTTGTGATGAAGCCCTTAAAAAACGCTTTTTATCCTTTGGCATTCATCAAGGGGTTCAATGCACTCTTTTACACCACTCTATAAAAAAGGCTACACTTTCAATTAGAATTAATCACATTCAAGTGGCTTTAAGAACCCATGAAGCTCAATATCTTGTTGTAAAACCCTTAGAAAGCTTGTAA
- a CDS encoding 2-oxoglutarate synthase subunit alpha, translating to MREIISDGNELVAKAAIEVGCRFFGGYPITPSSDIMHAMSTALPKHGGHFIQMEDEISGISVSLGASMSGTKSMTASSGPGISLKVEQIGYGFMAEIPLVIVDVMRSGPSTGMPTRVAQGDVNFLKHPIHGDFKSVALAPASLQEAYTETIRAFNLAEMLMTPVFLLMDETVGHMYGKVQIPTLEEVQKMTINRKEFMGDRKDYKPYGVAQDEPAVLNPFFKGYRYHVSGLHHGPIGFPTEDAKIGGDLMDRLFNKIESKQDIINENEEMDLEGAEIVIIAYGSVSLAVKEALKDYQKESHQKIGFFRPKTLWPSPDKRLKEIGDKYEKILVIELNKGQYLEEIERVMQRKVHFFGQANGRTISPKQIIAKLKEL from the coding sequence ATGCGTGAGATTATTTCTGATGGAAATGAGTTAGTAGCTAAGGCTGCTATTGAAGTGGGGTGTAGATTTTTTGGGGGTTATCCTATTACGCCAAGTTCGGATATTATGCATGCGATGAGCACAGCTTTACCTAAACATGGGGGGCATTTTATCCAAATGGAAGATGAAATTAGTGGGATTAGCGTGTCTTTAGGGGCAAGCATGAGCGGAACTAAGTCTATGACAGCAAGTAGCGGTCCTGGTATTTCATTAAAGGTAGAGCAAATCGGCTATGGTTTTATGGCAGAAATTCCTTTAGTCATCGTTGATGTAATGCGTTCAGGTCCATCAACTGGAATGCCTACTCGTGTTGCACAAGGTGATGTGAATTTCTTAAAGCACCCAATCCATGGAGATTTTAAATCAGTTGCACTCGCTCCTGCTAGTTTACAAGAGGCTTATACAGAGACGATTCGTGCGTTTAATTTAGCTGAAATGCTTATGACTCCGGTATTCTTGCTTATGGATGAAACCGTGGGACATATGTATGGTAAGGTGCAAATTCCTACTTTAGAAGAAGTGCAAAAAATGACTATCAATCGCAAGGAATTTATGGGCGATAGAAAAGACTATAAGCCTTATGGAGTAGCACAAGATGAGCCAGCCGTTTTAAATCCTTTCTTTAAGGGCTATCGCTACCATGTTTCTGGGCTTCATCACGGACCTATTGGTTTCCCTACTGAAGATGCCAAAATCGGTGGGGATTTGATGGATAGGTTATTTAATAAGATTGAGTCTAAACAAGACATTATCAACGAAAATGAAGAAATGGATTTAGAAGGTGCTGAAATTGTGATTATTGCCTATGGTTCTGTTTCTTTAGCGGTCAAAGAAGCTTTAAAAGATTATCAAAAAGAAAGCCATCAAAAAATCGGATTTTTTAGACCTAAGACCTTATGGCCAAGCCCAGACAAACGCTTGAAAGAAATAGGGGATAAATACGAGAAAATCCTTGTGATTGAATTGAATAAAGGGCAATATTTAGAAGAAATTGAAAGAGTTATGCAAAGAAAAGTGCATTTCTTTGGTCAAGCAAATGGGCGCACGATTTCGCCTAAACAAATCATCGCAAAGTTGAAGGAGCTTTAA